One window of the Takifugu rubripes chromosome 13, fTakRub1.2, whole genome shotgun sequence genome contains the following:
- the dbx1a gene encoding homeobox protein DBX1-A has product MMIPSVIAPPALYPGLYRPAVAFPLQHTLPSVFPTHSSFLVEDLLRISRPAAFINRTVPTTSASLPTATNTVSFSGANAMTHDSCSPKTSLPSSKDPTFLKFGVSAILAPSPKSATCAPPVIHSLHSKTVPIPCFDGNFHPIFRTPYLPASSSVVPIPGTFSWPLAARGKPRRGMLRRAVFSDVQRKALEKMFQKQKYISKPDRKKLASKLGLKDSQVKIWFQNRRMKWRNSKERELLSSGGCREQTLPTKANPHPDLSDVGKKSSADEEDDEEDVFRRERSRVAASIISSPSLSSKHSDFSESDEEEITVS; this is encoded by the exons ATGATGATCCCAAGTGTTATCGCGCCTCCTGCCCTCTACCCGGGGCTTTACCGGCCCGCCGTCGCTTTTCCGCTCCAGCACACGCTGCCGTCCGTCTTCCCAACGCATTCCAGCTTCCTAGTGGAGGACCTGCTGCGGATAAGCCGCCCCGCCGCCTTCATAAACCGGACTGTCCCAACGACGAGCGCCTCACTTCCGACAGCCACTAACACAGTGTCCTTCAGCGGCGCGAACGCGATGACGCACGATTCGTGCTCACCTAAAACGTCACTACCGAGCAGCAAGGATCCAACTTTTCTCAAGTTTGGCGTGAGCGCCATCCTCGCACCGTCACCAAAGAGCG CGACTTGTGCACCGCCTGTAATCCACAGCCTGCACTCAAAGACCGTCCCCATCCCCTGCTTTGACGGAAACTTTCACCCCATCTTCAGGACGCCTTATTTACCAG CGTCATCATCTGTGGTTCCCATCCCCGGAACTTTTTCATGGCCCCTGGCCGCCAGAGGGAAGCCCCGCCGAGGGATGCTGAGGAGGGCGGTGTTTTCCGACGTGCAGCGCAAAGctttggagaaaatgttccaGAAACAGAAATACATTAGCAAACCCGACAGAAAGAAACTGGCCTCTAAACTCGGCCTGAAAGACTCTCAG GTGaaaatctggttccagaaccgccGAATGAAGTGGAGGAATTCCAAGGAGCGCGAGCTGCTGTCGTCAGGGGGCTGCCGCGAACAGACGCTCCCCACCAAAGCCAATCCGCATCCAGACCTGAGTGACGTCGGCAAGAAGAGTTCCGCTGACGAAGAGGACGACGAGGAAGATGTGTTTAGAAGAGAGCGTTCCAGGGTGGCGGCGTCCATCATCtcttctccgtctctctccagTAAACACTCGGACTTCTCAGAGTCAGACGAGGAAGAAATAACGGTTTCATAA